One segment of Nostoc flagelliforme CCNUN1 DNA contains the following:
- a CDS encoding tetratricopeptide repeat protein gives MSVNDTAQNDNSSWNRQVYHRLKLALSLGLRRQFFLAVCDDLHLRNQVATRLHSTLAYPIGQVLSQPSNAQENSTLAYPRLVTLRLNLNDPNPIVQINQWLANYPPPIVGASKDTPGRPFPVPAFQIVGVEHLTKQPVATQRLFLHHLRLSEQYFSVQESSRFLESNLLLWIPRPWLSAIKQSAPQFWRCRTGVFVFAGEPTPATQNSGYPERFSNPKSLDLGYIEQSIVDESVTQAELRTAASELKFKNNSDFSAETQGNGVHKTQEASPSTADLLKAAPQQQESTNRSGSGSNNQSLSSLSHISSELTELVIATINTNIAQDTEDYLQPQQILLEIEELHQKQVPGEVLAEAYHRLGSLYRLRIEQGDSTLENLMVAIIAYQEAISYDETSPQLPDILNDLGTLYWMLYRTPPNSEEGQTYIDQAIEFYQLALKMISPQTHLETYARVQNNLGTAYGDLARFSHPSENWQQAVLAYSEALSYRTADMDSLKYAACQNNLGTAYWHLGQYNQPIVHLKKAIAAYNEALVHYNPEQEPLKYGMIQNNIGTACWNLAQYEQPAQNLQLAINVYSEALKYRTPANVPSACAATQNNLGTAYWHLANLSQTTKEARQKYLQLCISAYEEAIALAHSLSGTPLSFDLLASYNNLGLAHYQLVIDKSFNDDKATRSQHLEVALDNHLQALNGLSKQPEAYQTTFNYIVKTIRAFHNELGIQGQNLALSKVPSQLLPEILSKL, from the coding sequence ATGAGCGTGAATGATACTGCACAAAATGATAATTCTAGTTGGAATCGGCAAGTATACCACCGCCTGAAACTTGCCCTAAGTCTTGGCTTACGACGACAATTTTTTTTAGCAGTATGTGATGATTTACACTTAAGGAATCAAGTAGCGACCCGTTTGCATTCTACATTGGCTTATCCTATTGGACAAGTGCTATCTCAGCCATCAAATGCCCAGGAAAATAGCACTCTAGCTTATCCGCGATTAGTCACGTTGCGTTTGAATTTAAACGATCCCAATCCCATAGTTCAAATAAATCAATGGTTGGCAAACTATCCACCGCCAATTGTTGGGGCATCAAAAGATACCCCTGGAAGACCTTTTCCAGTACCAGCATTTCAGATTGTCGGCGTGGAGCATCTCACTAAGCAACCAGTGGCTACACAACGGTTATTTTTGCACCATCTCCGCTTAAGCGAACAATATTTCTCTGTACAAGAATCTAGCCGATTCCTTGAATCTAACTTGCTGTTATGGATACCGCGTCCTTGGTTATCTGCTATCAAGCAATCAGCGCCACAGTTTTGGCGTTGTCGGACTGGCGTATTTGTATTTGCCGGAGAACCTACACCAGCGACTCAGAATTCGGGTTATCCAGAACGTTTTTCTAATCCCAAAAGCTTGGATTTAGGCTATATTGAGCAGTCGATTGTAGATGAATCAGTTACTCAAGCAGAACTCAGAACCGCCGCCAGCGAGTTAAAGTTTAAGAATAATTCCGATTTTTCGGCAGAGACGCAAGGGAATGGCGTACACAAAACCCAGGAAGCTTCGCCGTCAACAGCCGATTTATTGAAGGCTGCGCCACAACAGCAGGAATCTACTAATAGGTCTGGTAGTGGGAGTAATAATCAATCGCTGTCGTCTTTATCTCATATTAGTAGCGAGTTAACAGAGTTAGTAATAGCAACAATAAATACAAATATTGCTCAAGATACAGAGGATTATTTGCAACCGCAGCAGATTTTGTTGGAGATTGAAGAATTACACCAAAAGCAAGTTCCAGGGGAGGTTTTGGCAGAAGCTTATCATCGCTTGGGCAGCTTATACCGCCTTCGCATTGAGCAAGGAGATTCAACCCTAGAAAATCTGATGGTAGCAATTATTGCCTATCAGGAAGCAATAAGCTATGACGAAACCTCACCACAACTCCCAGATATCTTGAATGATTTGGGTACACTCTACTGGATGCTATACCGTACACCGCCCAATTCTGAGGAGGGACAAACTTATATAGACCAGGCAATAGAATTTTATCAGTTGGCGTTAAAGATGATTTCGCCCCAGACACATCTAGAAACTTACGCTCGTGTGCAAAATAATTTGGGGACGGCTTATGGTGATTTAGCTCGTTTTTCTCACCCATCTGAAAATTGGCAGCAAGCAGTTTTAGCTTATAGTGAAGCACTCAGCTACCGTACAGCCGACATGGACTCATTAAAATATGCGGCTTGCCAGAACAATTTGGGTACTGCTTACTGGCATCTAGGGCAATACAACCAACCGATTGTGCATTTAAAGAAAGCGATCGCAGCTTACAACGAAGCACTTGTACACTACAACCCTGAACAGGAACCGCTCAAATATGGCATGATTCAAAACAACATCGGCACCGCCTGTTGGAATCTAGCACAATACGAACAACCTGCCCAAAATCTCCAGCTAGCTATAAATGTCTACAGCGAAGCTCTCAAGTATCGCACTCCAGCTAATGTTCCCAGCGCCTGCGCTGCTACACAAAATAATCTGGGTACTGCCTACTGGCATCTAGCAAACCTATCTCAGACAACTAAAGAGGCACGGCAAAAGTATCTGCAACTATGTATCAGCGCTTACGAAGAGGCCATAGCTTTGGCTCACTCACTTAGCGGTACTCCTTTAAGTTTTGATTTGCTTGCCTCTTATAACAACCTCGGACTGGCACATTATCAGCTAGTAATAGATAAGTCGTTTAATGATGACAAAGCAACACGTTCTCAACACTTAGAAGTAGCATTAGACAACCATTTGCAAGCCTTAAACGGATTAAGCAAACAGCCAGAGGCTTATCAAACAACCTTTAATTATATAGTGAAAACTATTCGTGCTTTTCATAATGAATTAGGCATACAGGGACAAAATCTGGCTTTATCTAAAGTTCCTAGTCAGTTGTTGCCAGAGATTTTGTCAAAGCTATAA
- the psb34 gene encoding photosystem II assembly protein Psb34 yields the protein MPYTNEEGGLLNNFAREPKIYQAEPPTEGQKRTYLFLGIAATVLVGGLVLVAFFVSKSS from the coding sequence ATGCCCTATACAAATGAAGAAGGCGGCCTTCTGAATAATTTTGCCCGGGAACCAAAGATTTATCAAGCAGAACCTCCCACGGAAGGGCAAAAACGAACTTATCTCTTCCTAGGAATTGCCGCTACAGTTTTGGTTGGCGGCTTGGTTCTAGTTGCCTTCTTTGTTTCTAAGAGCAGTTGA
- a CDS encoding thiazole synthase — translation MTSEIVIIGGGVIGLAIAIELKLRGTSVTVFCRDFQAAATHAAAGMLAPDAENIPNEAMRSLCWRSRALYPNWTRKLEELTGLNTGYRPCGILAPVFEEAGGQGSREQGEQGEQRITEQRIGNREQGENSFPLHPSPCPPASSPAYWLDKEAIHQYQPGLGAEVVGGWWYPEDAQVDNKALAHVLWTAAESVGVELKDGITVEGFLQQQGQVVGVQTNAGIIRAAHYVLASGAWSNELLPVPVRPRKGQMLSVRIPEFAPELPLKRVLFGQDIYIVPRCDRLVIGATSEDVGFTPNNTPDGIQQLLQAAIRLYPQLKHYPIQEFWWGFRPATPDELPILGTSHCQNLTLATGHYRNGILLAPVTAALIADFILEQKSDPLLSDFHYSRFQSKPSTSTPMLTHSANFSNGNRPAISPQQSPLPIQGSPLIIAGKTFQSRLMTGTGKYRSIEEMQQSVAASDCQIVTVAVRRVQTKAPGHEGLAEALDWTKIWMLPNTAGCQTAEEAIRVARLGREMAKLLGQEDNNFIKLEVIPDLKYLLPDPIGTLQAAEQLVKEGFAVLPYINADPMLAKRLEEVGCATVMPLASPIGSGQGLKTTANIQIIIENAGVPVVVDAGIGSPSEAAQAMELGADALLINSAIALSPNPAAMARAMNLATVAGRLAYLAGRMPIKDYASPSSPLTGTITS, via the coding sequence ATGACTAGTGAGATTGTAATTATTGGTGGCGGCGTTATTGGTTTAGCGATCGCCATTGAGCTAAAACTGCGCGGGACAAGTGTCACCGTGTTTTGTCGTGACTTCCAGGCTGCCGCTACCCACGCCGCCGCCGGGATGTTAGCACCAGATGCGGAAAACATCCCTAATGAGGCAATGCGTTCATTGTGTTGGCGATCGCGTGCTTTATATCCCAACTGGACGCGCAAACTAGAAGAACTAACCGGCTTAAATACTGGCTACCGTCCCTGCGGTATCCTCGCACCCGTCTTTGAAGAGGCAGGGGGGCAGGGGAGCAGGGAGCAAGGGGAGCAAGGGGAGCAAAGGATCACAGAGCAGCGAATAGGGAATAGGGAGCAGGGGGAAAATTCTTTTCCTCTGCACCCTTCCCCCTGCCCCCCTGCCTCTTCCCCGGCTTACTGGTTAGACAAAGAGGCAATTCATCAATATCAGCCAGGATTGGGAGCAGAGGTAGTTGGTGGCTGGTGGTATCCTGAAGACGCACAAGTTGATAATAAGGCTCTAGCTCACGTATTGTGGACGGCGGCTGAGTCTGTTGGTGTTGAACTCAAAGACGGGATTACAGTAGAAGGATTTTTACAGCAGCAAGGACAAGTGGTTGGCGTGCAAACCAATGCTGGAATAATTCGCGCCGCGCACTATGTTTTAGCTTCAGGTGCTTGGTCAAATGAATTGTTACCAGTACCCGTGCGTCCCAGAAAAGGACAAATGCTGAGTGTGCGGATACCAGAATTTGCGCCGGAATTACCCTTGAAGCGGGTTTTGTTTGGGCAAGATATTTACATCGTACCAAGGTGCGATCGCCTCGTTATTGGGGCAACAAGCGAAGACGTTGGCTTTACCCCCAACAACACCCCAGACGGCATTCAACAATTATTACAAGCTGCCATCCGGCTGTATCCCCAATTAAAGCATTATCCCATCCAAGAATTCTGGTGGGGATTTCGCCCAGCCACCCCCGATGAGTTGCCCATCCTTGGCACTAGCCACTGCCAAAATTTAACCCTTGCTACAGGTCATTACCGTAACGGGATTCTACTTGCACCCGTAACAGCCGCATTGATTGCCGATTTCATCTTGGAACAAAAGTCTGACCCCCTACTTTCAGATTTTCACTATTCGCGCTTCCAGTCCAAGCCATCTACCTCCACCCCAATGCTGACTCACTCTGCCAATTTCTCCAACGGTAATCGCCCTGCCATATCGCCACAACAGTCACCGCTCCCCATTCAAGGCTCACCACTAATTATTGCTGGTAAAACCTTCCAATCCCGCTTAATGACGGGAACTGGGAAGTATCGCAGCATTGAAGAAATGCAGCAAAGTGTCGCTGCCAGTGATTGTCAGATTGTCACTGTGGCAGTACGACGGGTACAAACCAAGGCCCCCGGACATGAAGGTTTAGCTGAAGCCTTAGATTGGACAAAAATTTGGATGTTGCCCAATACCGCAGGTTGCCAAACTGCTGAAGAGGCGATTCGGGTGGCGCGTTTGGGGCGAGAAATGGCGAAATTGTTGGGGCAGGAAGATAATAATTTTATAAAGTTAGAAGTAATACCTGACCTTAAGTATTTACTCCCAGATCCAATTGGGACATTACAAGCCGCAGAACAATTAGTTAAAGAAGGCTTTGCAGTATTGCCTTATATTAACGCTGACCCCATGTTAGCCAAGCGTTTAGAAGAAGTAGGCTGTGCTACCGTAATGCCTTTGGCATCGCCTATTGGTTCTGGACAAGGGCTAAAAACAACCGCCAACATCCAAATCATCATCGAAAATGCGGGTGTGCCAGTGGTGGTAGATGCCGGTATTGGTTCACCCTCAGAAGCCGCCCAAGCAATGGAATTGGGAGCAGATGCTTTGTTGATTAATAGTGCGATCGCTCTTTCTCCAAACCCAGCAGCAATGGCTCGTGCCATGAATTTAGCAACAGTTGCCGGTCGTCTAGCATACCTTGCTGGTAGAATGCCTATCAAAGACTACGCCAGCCCTAGTTCACCTTTAACTGGAACGATTACTAGTTAG
- a CDS encoding 2Fe-2S iron-sulfur cluster-binding protein, which produces MPKVLAQGKTIECVSKSNLRTILLQNGIELYNDGAKLINCRGIGSCGTCAVKVEGEVSAANWRDRARRSLPPHSLTTDLRLACQTLVLGDVKVTKFDGFWGQGSRIVWTPKG; this is translated from the coding sequence ATGCCTAAGGTACTAGCTCAAGGTAAAACAATTGAGTGCGTAAGCAAAAGCAATCTCCGAACAATTTTGCTGCAAAATGGAATTGAACTCTACAATGACGGTGCTAAGTTAATAAACTGTCGGGGCATTGGCAGTTGCGGAACTTGCGCGGTTAAGGTAGAGGGCGAAGTATCAGCAGCGAATTGGCGTGATCGAGCACGGCGTTCGCTTCCTCCCCATTCTCTTACAACAGACTTGCGTTTAGCCTGCCAAACTTTGGTTTTAGGCGATGTGAAAGTGACAAAGTTTGATGGATTTTGGGGACAAGGTTCTCGAATAGTGTGGACACCAAAAGGTTAA
- the cimA gene encoding citramalate synthase, with product MTTNSSPQLWLYDTTLRDGTQREGLSVSIEDKLRIARRLDQLGIPFIEGGWPGANPKDVQFFWQLQEDPLKQAEIVAFCSTRRPNSTAATEPMLQDILAAGTRWVTIFGKSWDLHVTTSLKTTLEENLAMIRDTIEYLRSQGRRIIYDAEHWFDGYKHNPDYALQTLEAAIASGAEWLVLCDTNGGTLPHEISQIVQDVSSHLSLVISEETMTEDIDALAASRRVGQRTIPQIGIHTHNDSEMAVANAIAAVMAGAKMVQGTINGYGERCGNANLCSLIPNLQLKLGYSCITEDQLTQLTEASRFVSEVVNLAPDEHAPFVGLSAFAHKGGIHVSAVERNPLTYEHIQPEQVGNHRRIVISEQSGLSNVLAKARSFGIDLDQLKAEAKQILQRLKDLESEGFQFEAAEASFALLMHEALGGRQKFFEVKGFQVHCDLIEGKETSNALATVKLAVDGKNILEAAEGNGPVAALDAALRKALVNFYPQIATFDLTDYKVRILNGHTGTAAKTRVLVESGNGRQRWTTVGVSTNILEASYQAVVEGLEYGLLLHSQTEAALKASS from the coding sequence ATGACCACAAATTCTTCACCTCAACTTTGGCTCTATGACACTACATTACGAGATGGCACTCAGCGCGAGGGGCTATCAGTATCGATAGAAGATAAGTTACGCATTGCTCGTAGACTCGATCAACTGGGAATTCCCTTTATTGAAGGCGGTTGGCCTGGTGCCAATCCCAAGGATGTACAATTTTTCTGGCAACTCCAAGAAGATCCACTCAAACAAGCTGAAATTGTGGCGTTTTGTTCGACTCGACGCCCCAATTCCACTGCCGCAACCGAACCGATGCTACAGGATATTTTGGCTGCGGGAACTCGCTGGGTAACGATTTTTGGCAAGTCTTGGGATTTACATGTCACAACAAGCCTCAAGACGACGTTAGAAGAAAATTTGGCGATGATCCGCGACACAATTGAGTACCTCCGTTCTCAAGGGCGTCGCATTATCTACGATGCCGAACATTGGTTTGATGGTTACAAGCACAATCCAGATTATGCTTTACAGACATTAGAGGCTGCGATCGCATCTGGTGCTGAATGGTTAGTCCTTTGTGATACTAATGGTGGTACTTTACCCCATGAAATTAGCCAAATTGTTCAAGATGTCAGTAGTCATTTGTCATTGGTCATTAGTGAAGAAACAATGACGGAGGACATAGACGCGCTAGCGGCTTCCCGCAGGGTAGGACAAAGGACAATCCCTCAAATTGGAATTCATACTCATAACGATTCAGAAATGGCGGTTGCTAATGCAATAGCCGCCGTGATGGCAGGGGCAAAGATGGTACAGGGGACAATTAATGGTTACGGTGAACGTTGCGGGAATGCTAACCTCTGTTCGTTAATTCCCAATTTACAATTGAAGTTGGGTTACAGTTGTATCACAGAAGACCAGCTAACACAACTTACAGAAGCTAGTCGTTTTGTTAGTGAGGTGGTCAACCTCGCGCCAGATGAACACGCTCCCTTTGTCGGACTTTCGGCTTTTGCCCACAAAGGCGGTATTCATGTATCAGCCGTGGAACGTAATCCCCTGACTTACGAACATATTCAGCCGGAACAAGTCGGGAACCATCGCCGCATCGTGATTTCTGAACAGTCTGGACTTAGTAATGTTTTAGCCAAAGCCCGCAGTTTTGGCATTGACCTCGATCAACTGAAAGCAGAAGCCAAGCAAATTCTCCAGCGCCTCAAAGATTTGGAGAGTGAAGGATTTCAATTTGAAGCAGCAGAGGCCAGTTTTGCGCTGTTGATGCACGAAGCTTTAGGAGGTCGCCAGAAGTTTTTTGAAGTCAAAGGTTTTCAAGTCCACTGTGACTTGATTGAGGGGAAAGAAACTAGCAATGCCCTAGCTACGGTTAAACTCGCTGTTGACGGCAAAAATATTCTGGAGGCGGCGGAAGGTAACGGCCCCGTGGCAGCTTTGGATGCGGCTCTACGCAAGGCTTTGGTGAACTTTTATCCCCAAATAGCAACCTTTGATTTGACAGATTACAAAGTGCGGATTCTCAACGGACATACGGGCACTGCGGCGAAAACCCGTGTGTTGGTAGAATCGGGCAATGGTCGTCAACGCTGGACAACAGTAGGGGTTTCTACCAATATTTTAGAAGCTTCTTATCAAGCGGTGGTGGAAGGCTTGGAATATGGTTTGTTATTGCACTCCCAAACAGAAGCAGCTTTGAAAGCTTCTAGTTGA
- a CDS encoding NAD(P)/FAD-dependent oxidoreductase, which yields MREILYLEVPTSDIATVRSWLQTEFEPGNGEKVLTSEGFRLKIPTATTTATGTISENLPAELSVFVWSVQRTTYLKVFRWAEQPFPKEGQILQHLTKEIRSRFPHHYPEPPPIDLSKQSIFAALGSAYPLTVKYFQKMPNGEYDLTRAYWWEQRWREGVRNPQQPRQVVFSSQGDRGRGRGAGGAGGDKKITSPLSPSSSLSPTYDIIYIGGALGAIHAALMAKLGYKVLLVERMPFGRMNREWNISRDEIQSLVNLGLLTPAELETIIAREYKDGFNKFFDANNPSKLRSPVLHTPTVLNLGLDSEKWLQMCGQKLQAAGGQIWDETEFIRADIDISQVLLKVKHLPSQVEKQVSGRLLIDAMGTASPISWQLNGGRAFDSVCPTVGAAIESGFEPEVWDSQYGDVLYSHGDISRGRQLIWELFPGADDELTIYLFHYHEVNAENPGSLLEMYEDFFTILPEYRRCDMDKLVWKKPTFGYIPGHFSVGSSDRTVAFDRLIAIGDAASLQSPLVFTGFGSLVRNLERLTTLLDTALKHDLLSFRHLNQIRAYQSNVSVTWLFSKGMMVPTGKFLPPQRINSMLNTFFGLLADEPQEVADNFIKDRCDWLTFNRLALKAARRNPALLLWIWELAGPRDLGRWLGSYFNFGRHALISALLSPWFGRFLNRVSLWLEPRNPGLWLWLLAINYAIATGKPRSRAQVVKANPEAIIPKSEARILN from the coding sequence ATGAGAGAAATTCTTTATTTAGAAGTTCCAACTTCGGATATAGCAACTGTGCGTAGCTGGTTACAAACAGAGTTTGAACCCGGAAATGGAGAAAAAGTGCTTACCTCGGAAGGCTTTCGCCTCAAAATCCCCACTGCAACTACAACTGCTACCGGGACTATTTCCGAAAACTTACCTGCGGAACTTTCGGTATTTGTCTGGTCGGTGCAACGAACTACTTATCTGAAAGTGTTTCGTTGGGCAGAACAACCCTTCCCCAAAGAGGGGCAGATTTTGCAACACCTAACCAAAGAAATCAGAAGCCGTTTTCCGCATCATTACCCAGAACCGCCACCAATTGATTTATCTAAGCAATCGATTTTTGCAGCACTAGGCTCTGCTTACCCCCTCACCGTCAAGTATTTTCAGAAAATGCCTAACGGTGAATATGATCTAACGCGTGCCTACTGGTGGGAACAACGATGGCGCGAAGGGGTACGGAATCCGCAGCAGCCTCGTCAGGTGGTGTTTTCCAGTCAAGGGGATAGGGGAAGAGGTAGAGGAGCAGGGGGAGCAGGAGGAGATAAGAAAATAACATCTCCCTTATCCCCGTCATCTTCCTTATCTCCGACTTATGACATCATCTACATCGGTGGCGCACTAGGCGCAATTCATGCAGCACTGATGGCAAAACTCGGATATAAAGTCCTCCTGGTGGAACGAATGCCCTTTGGGCGGATGAACCGAGAATGGAATATTTCCCGCGATGAGATTCAAAGCTTAGTTAACCTGGGTTTACTCACCCCCGCTGAGTTAGAAACCATCATTGCCAGAGAATACAAAGACGGATTCAATAAGTTTTTTGATGCTAATAATCCATCCAAACTGCGATCGCCCGTCCTCCACACACCCACAGTCCTAAATTTAGGCTTAGATTCCGAAAAATGGCTCCAAATGTGTGGGCAAAAACTGCAAGCGGCAGGCGGTCAAATCTGGGATGAAACAGAGTTTATCCGTGCAGATATTGATATATCACAAGTACTTCTGAAAGTCAAGCACTTACCCAGTCAGGTTGAGAAGCAAGTAAGTGGACGACTGCTAATAGATGCAATGGGAACTGCATCGCCCATCTCTTGGCAATTAAATGGTGGTCGTGCTTTTGATAGTGTATGTCCGACGGTGGGAGCGGCAATTGAGAGCGGATTTGAGCCGGAAGTATGGGATTCCCAATATGGGGACGTTCTTTATAGTCATGGGGATATCTCGCGGGGAAGACAGTTGATTTGGGAACTGTTTCCTGGGGCAGATGATGAACTGACAATTTATTTATTTCATTACCATGAGGTCAATGCTGAAAATCCCGGTTCCTTGCTAGAGATGTACGAGGACTTTTTCACGATTTTGCCAGAGTATCGCAGGTGCGATATGGACAAATTGGTATGGAAGAAGCCGACATTTGGATATATACCGGGACATTTTAGTGTGGGAAGTAGCGATCGCACAGTTGCCTTTGATCGATTGATTGCGATCGGTGATGCTGCATCACTCCAGTCTCCCCTCGTCTTCACCGGTTTTGGTTCGCTAGTTCGCAACTTAGAGCGTTTAACAACTCTGTTGGATACTGCTCTCAAACATGACTTGTTGAGTTTCCGCCACTTGAACCAAATTCGCGCTTACCAAAGCAACGTTTCCGTGACTTGGTTATTTTCCAAAGGCATGATGGTACCCACAGGGAAATTTTTACCACCCCAACGGATCAACTCCATGCTCAACACCTTCTTTGGACTGTTAGCAGACGAACCCCAAGAAGTAGCAGATAACTTCATTAAAGATAGGTGTGATTGGTTAACCTTTAACCGCCTAGCACTTAAAGCAGCTAGAAGAAATCCTGCCTTACTTTTATGGATTTGGGAACTTGCTGGCCCCAGAGATTTAGGGCGATGGCTTGGTAGTTATTTCAACTTTGGTCGTCATGCCTTAATTAGTGCTTTGCTGAGTCCGTGGTTCGGGCGCTTCTTGAACCGGGTAAGTTTGTGGCTGGAACCCCGGAATCCGGGATTGTGGCTGTGGTTATTGGCGATTAATTATGCGATCGCCACAGGCAAACCGCGATCGCGCGCTCAAGTAGTAAAAGCCAACCCAGAAGCCATAATTCCGAAGTCAGAAGCAAGGATTCTTAATTAG